A single window of Syntrophotalea acetylenica DNA harbors:
- a CDS encoding calcium/sodium antiporter, translated as MQLLTFILLLAGFIILIGGAELLVRGAAQLASDMGISPLVVGLTVVSFGTSAPELAVSAFSAWNGQAGLALGNVVGSNICNILLILGVSALIAPLVVSRQVVRLEVPIMIGAALLFMLLSLDGSVSRGEGLLMFACAAVYVTWTVLRSRRENNGQAPQCELDGRPRPRRLLQIVQIVAGLAMLGLGSRWLVGGAVDIATWFGVSDMVIGLTVVAVGTSLPELATSALAALRGQRDIAVGNVVGSNIFNILVVLGLTSGIAPVAIDIPRQAMMVDLPIMLAASFACLPIFLTEHRIARWEGGLFLAYFIAYTAFTVLNSMHHPRMGAFVQAMVFFFIPLTAITLTLSLWRGLRHHRKAP; from the coding sequence ATGCAGCTTTTGACATTCATCCTGCTTCTGGCAGGCTTCATTATTCTTATCGGCGGCGCCGAACTGCTGGTTCGCGGAGCGGCGCAGCTGGCCTCGGATATGGGCATCTCACCGCTGGTGGTCGGCCTCACCGTGGTTTCCTTCGGCACCAGCGCACCGGAACTGGCCGTCAGCGCGTTTTCGGCATGGAACGGTCAGGCCGGGCTGGCGCTCGGCAACGTGGTGGGCAGCAATATCTGCAATATCCTCCTGATCCTCGGTGTTTCGGCGTTGATCGCGCCCCTGGTGGTATCCCGTCAGGTGGTGCGGCTCGAAGTGCCTATCATGATCGGCGCGGCGCTGCTGTTTATGCTGCTGAGCCTCGATGGCAGCGTGAGCCGCGGGGAAGGGCTGCTGATGTTTGCCTGCGCCGCGGTTTATGTCACCTGGACGGTTCTGCGCAGCCGGCGCGAAAACAACGGCCAGGCGCCACAATGTGAACTGGACGGACGACCGCGGCCCAGACGTCTTCTGCAGATCGTTCAGATCGTCGCCGGCCTTGCGATGCTCGGGCTTGGATCCCGTTGGCTGGTCGGCGGCGCCGTCGATATAGCAACCTGGTTCGGCGTCAGCGATATGGTCATCGGTCTGACCGTGGTGGCGGTCGGGACCTCCCTTCCCGAGTTGGCCACCTCGGCCCTGGCCGCCCTGCGCGGTCAGCGGGATATTGCCGTGGGCAACGTGGTTGGCAGCAATATTTTCAATATTCTCGTGGTGCTGGGGCTGACCTCCGGGATTGCACCAGTGGCCATCGACATTCCCCGGCAGGCCATGATGGTCGACTTGCCGATCATGCTCGCGGCGAGCTTTGCCTGCCTGCCCATTTTCCTCACTGAACATCGCATCGCCCGCTGGGAAGGGGGGCTGTTCCTGGCCTATTTTATAGCCTATACCGCTTTCACCGTCCTCAACTCCATGCATCACCCCCGCATGGGGGCCTTCGTGCAGGCCATGGTTTTTTTCTTCATACCCCTTACCGCGATCACGCTTACACTGTCTCTCTGGCGCGGATTGCGCCATCACCGCAAAGCGCCCTGA
- a CDS encoding YecA family protein → MSKINRNAPCPCGSGLKFKKCCLVKNDLGQARPPVEPLRKAEEELFHILFQQAQNQLGPEGITEAWRVFCGSREDLPDPQSQPEANTCFLSWLLLHWQTGAGEQPLESLAGRYRRRMGHRLPIMQRRFLDEACRQPFSFFVVSDLNPGISITLRDLFWPRELEVFEQKASTLLSRGNLLYTQVLPIDNAAILLGCAPFAIPDAYQVRLIEVRDAMQKNLGGIDRNTLFAMADRLRSCYFEIRSEMQKLDEEQENSAGDTVATAQQETSPVTSGNGARLAYRLDCTVREAFEALRTLSWKLGDDELPPDTEVNEQGQPRRMAFPWLEKGNRKPSAADNPELGRIFIEGDRLTIQIADSEQKDSMLRKLSRRLGKQATLLETVG, encoded by the coding sequence ATGAGCAAAATCAACCGGAATGCGCCCTGCCCCTGCGGCAGCGGCCTGAAATTCAAGAAATGCTGTCTCGTAAAAAACGACCTTGGCCAGGCGCGCCCACCGGTGGAACCGTTGCGCAAAGCCGAAGAAGAATTGTTCCACATCCTGTTCCAGCAGGCCCAAAACCAATTGGGCCCCGAAGGAATTACGGAGGCCTGGCGAGTTTTTTGCGGAAGCCGGGAAGACCTTCCCGATCCGCAGTCCCAGCCTGAGGCCAATACCTGTTTCCTGTCCTGGTTGCTGCTGCATTGGCAAACGGGAGCCGGCGAGCAGCCGCTTGAAAGCCTGGCCGGCCGCTATCGCCGTCGCATGGGCCATCGACTCCCCATCATGCAGCGTCGATTTCTGGATGAAGCCTGCCGTCAACCCTTCAGCTTTTTCGTCGTCTCCGACCTCAACCCCGGAATCTCCATAACCCTGCGCGACCTGTTCTGGCCGCGGGAACTGGAAGTGTTCGAGCAGAAAGCCTCCACATTGCTGTCCCGCGGCAATCTCCTGTACACCCAGGTACTGCCCATCGACAACGCGGCCATCCTGCTCGGCTGTGCGCCCTTTGCCATCCCCGACGCCTATCAGGTACGCCTTATCGAGGTACGCGACGCCATGCAAAAAAATCTCGGCGGTATCGATCGCAACACGCTCTTTGCCATGGCGGATCGGCTGAGGAGCTGCTATTTCGAAATCCGCAGCGAAATGCAAAAGCTGGACGAAGAGCAGGAAAATAGCGCCGGGGATACCGTGGCCACAGCACAGCAGGAAACGTCTCCCGTGACTTCCGGGAACGGGGCGCGCTTGGCGTACCGGCTGGATTGCACTGTCCGGGAGGCCTTCGAAGCGCTGCGCACCCTGAGCTGGAAGCTGGGTGACGATGAGTTACCCCCGGATACCGAGGTAAATGAACAGGGCCAGCCCCGTCGCATGGCTTTCCCCTGGCTGGAAAAAGGCAACCGCAAACCTTCCGCTGCCGACAACCCCGAACTGGGGCGCATTTTCATCGAAGGCGACCGCCTGACCATCCAAATCGCGGACTCGGAGCAAAAAGACAGCATGCTGCGTAAACTCAGCCGCCGATTGGGCAAGCAGGCCACCCTTCTGGAAACAGTCGGGTGA
- the ribB gene encoding 3,4-dihydroxy-2-butanone-4-phosphate synthase, whose product MSLSLLDRFGTPVERVNKAVERLRQGRGVLLVDDENRENEGDLIFPAETITPMQMAMLIRECSGIVCLCLTDEKLKQLELPQMVGNNTSANQTAFTLSIEARHGVTTGVSAADRVTTIRTAIADDCRPDDLARPGHVFPLRARPGGVLTRRGHTEGTVDLMRLAGYKPAGVLCELTNEDGSMARLSEIITFAERHYLSVVSIEDLVMAMEQGMEKSA is encoded by the coding sequence ATGTCCCTGTCTCTGCTCGACCGTTTCGGAACCCCAGTTGAACGCGTAAACAAAGCTGTAGAGCGCCTGCGCCAAGGTCGCGGCGTGCTGCTCGTGGACGATGAAAACCGCGAAAACGAAGGCGACCTGATCTTTCCCGCCGAAACCATCACGCCGATGCAAATGGCGATGCTGATCCGTGAGTGCAGCGGCATCGTCTGTTTGTGTCTGACCGATGAAAAACTCAAACAGCTTGAACTGCCGCAGATGGTTGGGAACAACACCAGCGCCAACCAGACCGCCTTCACCCTCTCCATCGAAGCGCGCCACGGCGTCACTACCGGAGTTTCGGCAGCCGACCGGGTCACCACCATCCGCACCGCCATCGCCGATGACTGCCGCCCCGACGATCTGGCTCGACCTGGCCATGTGTTCCCTCTGCGCGCCCGTCCCGGCGGCGTCCTGACCCGGCGCGGACATACCGAAGGAACCGTCGACCTGATGCGTCTGGCCGGCTACAAACCGGCGGGGGTGCTGTGTGAACTGACCAACGAAGATGGCAGCATGGCGCGCCTGTCCGAAATCATCACCTTTGCAGAACGTCACTACCTTAGCGTGGTCAGCATCGAGGATCTGGTGATGGCTATGGAACAAGGCATGGAAAAATCGGCCTGA
- a CDS encoding Mpv17/PMP22 family protein: MKKNDWLFILCLGLFFGPFVVSRQLLDLYLAAVGSRPLLMSFVKFAVLATLGEVIGLRISRGVYYRKGFGVLPKAFVWGCLGIAIQLVFVMFAVGAPAVVSRFFTALPADVLKQGVSGAKLLAAFAISVSMNLIFAPMFMTLHRITDMHIQQTGGSLRGFFRPIDFSRMLQQIDWQVMYGFVFRKTLPLFWIPAHTVTFLLPEVHRVLFAALLGVVLGTILAVAGLARGERAASA; the protein is encoded by the coding sequence GTGAAAAAAAACGATTGGTTGTTTATTCTGTGCCTGGGACTGTTTTTCGGCCCGTTCGTTGTGTCGCGCCAGCTGCTGGATCTGTATCTGGCGGCAGTCGGCTCCCGGCCCTTGTTGATGAGCTTCGTCAAGTTCGCCGTTCTTGCCACTTTGGGCGAGGTTATCGGGCTGCGGATTTCACGGGGCGTCTATTACCGGAAGGGCTTCGGCGTGCTGCCGAAGGCGTTCGTCTGGGGGTGTCTGGGTATTGCAATCCAGTTGGTTTTTGTGATGTTTGCCGTCGGCGCACCGGCGGTGGTGAGCAGATTCTTCACGGCATTGCCGGCGGATGTTTTAAAGCAGGGAGTCAGCGGCGCCAAGCTGCTGGCGGCTTTCGCCATCAGTGTCAGCATGAACCTGATTTTTGCGCCGATGTTCATGACGCTGCACCGGATAACCGACATGCATATCCAGCAGACCGGCGGTTCCTTGAGGGGTTTTTTCCGTCCTATCGATTTCAGTCGTATGCTGCAGCAGATCGACTGGCAGGTCATGTACGGCTTTGTGTTCCGGAAGACGCTGCCGCTGTTCTGGATCCCGGCCCATACCGTTACTTTCCTGCTTCCGGAAGTGCATCGGGTATTGTTCGCGGCCCTGCTCGGGGTCGTTTTGGGTACAATCCTGGCAGTAGCCGGCCTTGCCAGGGGAGAGCGTGCGGCGTCGGCGTAA
- a CDS encoding FeoA family protein — translation MFRLSMREMKENQSGVITEVRAKGELGKRIRDMGLVPGAEVKIQGRAPLYDPVAIRIMGFTLTLRNSEADYIDVTVED, via the coding sequence ATGTTCAGACTCAGCATGCGGGAAATGAAGGAAAACCAGAGCGGAGTTATCACCGAGGTGCGGGCAAAAGGAGAGCTGGGAAAAAGGATCCGGGACATGGGGCTGGTTCCCGGCGCCGAGGTCAAGATCCAGGGACGGGCGCCCCTGTACGATCCGGTGGCCATCCGGATCATGGGATTTACCCTCACCCTGCGCAACAGTGAAGCCGATTACATTGACGTGACCGTGGAGGACTGA
- the feoB gene encoding ferrous iron transport protein B: MSTGITIALAGNPNSGKTTLFNALTGARQHVGNYPGVTVERKEGAYVLNGQRFNLIDLPGMYSLTAYSMEEMVARDFLIQEKPAAIVNIVDASNLERNLYLTVQFRELGIPVCIALNMVDAARKRGIEIHGEKLSRLMDIPVVPTVARSGQGKTELMRAAAQLIENGSKTEPLALSYGKDIDLALQEMQGIICAVLPDLNCPPRWLALKFLENDEQIQTFCQKQSIDLFIALEAVRKQVVKHIDDTLATCPEAVIADHRYGYIKSLIRQGVVSHNQDRNRLFLSDRIDQVLTNRIAGPLIMLAVIMGLYKFTFTYSEWPVAWLEGLFGWLGGIAESNLADGLLKSLIVSGIIDGVGGVLGFAPIIMFMFFGIAILEDSGYLARVAFMLDRVFRSFGLHGASVMPFIVSGGIAGGCAVPGVLATRTLKSPRERLATLLTAPFMNCGAKLPVFALLVGAFFAENEARVMLFITITAWIGALLAAKLLRSTIIRGESTPFVMELPPYRLPTFRGLLIHTWERTWQYIKKAGTVILAISILLWALMTFPGLPENREQSFETERAAVTALAPRDMEKQLQAIDARQAEAALRHSIAGRIGIAMENVTRLAGFDWRTNIALVGGFAAKEVVVSTLGTAYSLGAVDPEETASLSQTLASSPAWNPAVALSLIVFTIFYAPCFVTVVCIAREAGSWKWGAFSVIFNTTLAFILATLVYQIGSLTLFGG, translated from the coding sequence ATGAGCACAGGTATCACCATAGCCCTGGCGGGGAACCCCAATTCCGGAAAAACCACGCTTTTCAACGCCCTTACCGGTGCGCGCCAGCACGTTGGCAACTATCCGGGGGTCACGGTGGAGAGAAAAGAGGGGGCTTACGTTCTCAACGGACAGCGGTTCAACCTTATCGACCTGCCAGGCATGTATTCCCTAACCGCCTACTCCATGGAAGAAATGGTCGCCAGGGATTTTCTGATCCAGGAAAAACCGGCGGCCATTGTCAATATCGTCGACGCCAGCAATCTGGAGCGGAATCTCTACCTTACCGTGCAGTTCAGGGAACTGGGCATACCTGTGTGCATAGCCCTGAACATGGTCGATGCGGCCCGGAAACGCGGCATCGAAATTCATGGCGAAAAGCTGTCCAGGCTGATGGACATCCCCGTGGTTCCTACCGTGGCGCGCAGCGGACAGGGCAAAACCGAACTCATGCGCGCCGCGGCACAACTGATAGAAAACGGCAGCAAAACCGAACCACTGGCGCTGTCCTATGGCAAGGACATCGACCTTGCCCTGCAAGAAATGCAGGGGATCATTTGCGCCGTGCTGCCGGACCTGAACTGCCCGCCGCGCTGGCTGGCACTGAAGTTTTTGGAAAACGACGAACAGATCCAAACCTTTTGCCAGAAACAAAGCATCGATCTGTTCATCGCCCTGGAAGCCGTCCGCAAGCAGGTCGTCAAGCACATTGACGACACGCTGGCCACCTGTCCCGAAGCAGTGATTGCCGATCACCGTTACGGCTATATCAAATCACTGATCAGGCAGGGCGTGGTCAGCCACAATCAGGACCGCAATCGCCTGTTTCTCTCCGATCGCATCGACCAGGTTCTCACCAACCGCATCGCCGGCCCCTTGATCATGCTTGCAGTTATTATGGGCCTCTACAAATTCACCTTCACCTACAGCGAATGGCCCGTCGCCTGGCTGGAAGGCCTCTTCGGATGGCTGGGCGGCATCGCCGAGTCCAACCTGGCCGACGGGCTTCTCAAATCACTGATTGTTTCGGGAATCATCGACGGCGTCGGCGGCGTGCTGGGGTTTGCCCCGATCATCATGTTCATGTTCTTCGGCATCGCGATTCTGGAAGATTCCGGCTATCTGGCGCGGGTCGCCTTCATGCTCGACCGGGTGTTTCGCAGCTTCGGCCTGCACGGTGCGTCGGTCATGCCTTTCATCGTCTCCGGCGGCATCGCCGGCGGCTGCGCGGTACCCGGCGTGCTGGCCACCCGCACCTTGAAATCGCCGCGAGAACGGCTGGCGACCCTGCTCACCGCTCCGTTCATGAACTGCGGCGCCAAACTGCCGGTCTTCGCTCTGCTGGTAGGGGCTTTTTTCGCCGAAAACGAAGCCAGGGTCATGCTTTTCATCACGATTACGGCCTGGATCGGTGCTCTGCTGGCCGCAAAGCTGCTGCGCTCCACCATCATCCGAGGCGAGTCGACCCCCTTCGTCATGGAATTGCCTCCCTACCGTCTGCCGACGTTTCGCGGGCTTCTGATCCACACCTGGGAACGCACCTGGCAATACATCAAAAAAGCCGGCACCGTGATTCTGGCCATCTCCATCCTGCTGTGGGCGCTTATGACCTTTCCCGGCCTGCCGGAGAACCGCGAGCAGAGCTTTGAAACGGAACGGGCCGCCGTCACCGCCCTCGCCCCGCGGGACATGGAAAAACAGCTGCAGGCCATCGACGCCCGCCAGGCCGAGGCCGCCCTGCGCCATTCCATCGCCGGTCGCATCGGCATCGCCATGGAAAACGTGACACGCCTGGCCGGATTCGACTGGCGAACCAACATCGCCCTGGTCGGCGGCTTTGCCGCCAAGGAAGTGGTGGTTTCCACTCTCGGCACCGCCTATTCCCTTGGAGCAGTCGACCCGGAAGAAACCGCCTCCCTGTCCCAGACCCTGGCAAGCTCGCCGGCCTGGAATCCGGCGGTCGCCCTGAGCCTGATCGTGTTTACCATCTTCTATGCCCCCTGCTTTGTCACGGTGGTGTGCATCGCCCGCGAAGCCGGCTCATGGAAATGGGGGGCCTTTTCCGTGATCTTCAACACCACCCTGGCCTTCATCCTGGCAACCCTGGTCTACCAGATCGGATCCTTAACCCTGTTTGGAGGATAA
- a CDS encoding FeoB-associated Cys-rich membrane protein: MEKLLVGTIVLIAAVYGIRQLLQKFNTANMNCCTGNCGTCHQPLTSEKEKHRASTEGETQRHDR, from the coding sequence ATGGAAAAACTGCTGGTTGGCACGATTGTTCTGATAGCCGCTGTTTATGGCATCCGGCAACTGCTCCAAAAATTCAACACAGCCAACATGAATTGCTGCACAGGAAATTGCGGCACCTGCCATCAACCACTGACATCCGAAAAGGAGAAACACCGTGCATCGACAGAAGGCGAAACCCAACGCCATGATCGCTAA
- a CDS encoding LbtU family siderophore porin — translation MHRQKAKPNAMIAKGKSGSIFLILGLALTFPAWVLAAEPETRSLADRVATLEESAGGLHSWLDRISIGGLIEVEAAYVNVDSDDPDADGNESDLTLATVELGIDVDFVKHVSGHVLLLWEEDETEPLDVDEAFIRLDGEDVVPMYLQAGKMYVPFGNFETHFISDPLTLELGETRESAVVIGYASDLLELSFGVFNGDVDETGKDSHLDSFVASAVYNMPREAIPGLALSAGVSWISNLADSDVLSEEIDHSIRRKINGVGAFFSATWQDRLTLIAEYVGALEKFRAGELAFDDGQSLEPKTWNTELGYAVTDKLTVAARYEGGDDLGDLLPDNQYGIAASYGLFESTTLSLEYLHGEFENHDNQDVLTAQLAFEF, via the coding sequence GTGCATCGACAGAAGGCGAAACCCAACGCCATGATCGCTAAGGGCAAATCAGGTTCCATTTTTCTGATTCTGGGACTCGCATTAACTTTTCCGGCCTGGGTTCTGGCCGCCGAACCTGAAACCCGGAGTCTCGCCGACCGCGTCGCAACGCTGGAGGAATCGGCTGGCGGTCTGCACAGCTGGCTGGACCGCATCAGCATCGGCGGACTGATCGAAGTGGAAGCAGCCTATGTCAACGTCGATTCCGATGACCCCGACGCTGACGGCAACGAAAGCGACCTGACCCTGGCGACGGTGGAACTTGGCATCGATGTCGATTTCGTCAAACATGTCTCGGGCCACGTCCTGCTGTTGTGGGAAGAAGACGAAACCGAACCGTTGGACGTGGATGAAGCCTTCATCCGTCTCGACGGAGAAGACGTGGTGCCCATGTACCTGCAGGCCGGAAAAATGTATGTCCCCTTCGGCAACTTCGAAACCCACTTCATCAGCGACCCGCTTACGCTGGAGTTGGGTGAAACCCGCGAATCGGCGGTGGTCATCGGCTACGCCAGTGACTTGCTGGAGCTGTCCTTCGGCGTTTTTAACGGCGATGTCGACGAAACAGGCAAAGACAGCCATCTTGACAGCTTTGTCGCCAGCGCGGTCTACAACATGCCGCGTGAAGCCATTCCCGGACTGGCATTGAGTGCCGGGGTATCCTGGATTTCCAACCTGGCCGACAGCGATGTGCTGTCGGAGGAAATCGACCACAGCATCCGTCGAAAAATCAATGGCGTCGGAGCCTTTTTCAGCGCCACCTGGCAGGATCGCCTGACCCTGATCGCCGAATACGTCGGTGCATTGGAAAAATTCAGAGCCGGTGAACTGGCCTTCGACGACGGGCAGTCCCTGGAGCCCAAAACCTGGAACACCGAACTCGGCTACGCGGTCACCGACAAACTGACTGTCGCCGCCAGATACGAAGGCGGCGACGACCTCGGCGATCTGCTGCCGGACAACCAGTACGGAATCGCCGCCAGCTACGGGCTGTTCGAAAGCACCACCCTGTCCCTCGAATATCTGCACGGCGAATTTGAAAACCACGATAACCAGGACGTGCTTACCGCACAGCTCGCTTTCGAATTCTGA
- a CDS encoding DUF4857 domain-containing protein, translating to MRYIVWLLPLLLFYATVDSFLILKAVHRAHGSFGLVFTLLTREPLFFRSFRVLLVAGVLLAFMQVWPEVRGKRLRLLFHTPLPPEKLVGMTLLCGMIIMLTANLVAHMLLAGTMFFFHIPTDIIGPVLLTLLPWSLLSLIVYLGCAALLYNDSMVFRGFVLLACIAMHGLMAPFAGYGLQAHASGLYAVFLLFFSALAFFACLRLSSAPDQRLIYRLARAISLTLIILSLCSLLPDLYWRFATPRQVRHKLFYSPVHEQFVVVKQFPDKVIGPSGTGHSRIELEDGTPLSRRQMVYALPILHADSLLKWNAFPDNIQGIHLTPEQARNSWRYLTLHPHDWNAPEPRLHLLLESEPEGARLELPSDFFRLSAARSALEFINPRTGCVDRGKSTHFTAALRGAGFSFPVRALAGNPDPRKDYDEGYLLLDGQNRLFQLKMARGAPVCRAGGVLPTGVVRGMILMEHRSSELLGLIITAAKVFGVMQKDLSLHAIPISGFDADRTRFSLWADLLGKCVVSGDVTDPCGGSLGQAMTPDFSIRREYYQPREASDILSMRRREQVAAVLFPLRLVQQDITRTFAHLRLEPTRFAGLGAIGNLLCVLLLMVLRYWKRVSLRWWEYALVGIFGLVALVLLWLEKFPVTPKWRRFGM from the coding sequence TTGCGATACATAGTCTGGCTTTTGCCACTGCTGTTGTTCTATGCAACTGTAGACAGTTTTCTGATTCTCAAGGCCGTGCATCGCGCGCACGGAAGCTTCGGTCTGGTTTTCACACTGTTGACCCGGGAACCCCTTTTTTTCAGGAGTTTCCGGGTGCTGCTGGTGGCCGGCGTGCTGCTGGCCTTTATGCAGGTCTGGCCGGAAGTGCGTGGCAAGCGGTTGCGCCTGCTCTTTCACACGCCTTTGCCACCGGAGAAACTGGTCGGCATGACGTTGCTTTGTGGCATGATAATCATGCTGACGGCCAACCTGGTTGCTCATATGCTGCTTGCCGGCACCATGTTCTTTTTTCACATCCCGACCGATATTATCGGGCCGGTGTTGCTGACCTTGCTGCCGTGGAGTTTGTTGAGCCTGATTGTTTATCTGGGTTGCGCGGCGCTTCTCTATAACGACAGCATGGTTTTTCGCGGTTTTGTCTTGCTTGCCTGTATCGCCATGCATGGGTTGATGGCCCCTTTTGCGGGATACGGTCTGCAGGCGCACGCTTCCGGCCTGTATGCGGTTTTTTTGCTGTTTTTCAGCGCACTGGCTTTTTTCGCCTGTCTGCGCTTGTCAAGTGCCCCCGACCAGAGATTAATCTACCGTCTTGCCCGTGCCATCAGTCTGACCTTGATCATCCTGTCTTTGTGTTCGCTGCTTCCCGATCTGTACTGGCGTTTCGCCACGCCCAGGCAGGTGCGCCACAAGCTTTTTTACAGTCCGGTCCATGAACAGTTTGTCGTTGTAAAACAGTTCCCCGACAAGGTGATCGGTCCGTCGGGCACGGGGCACAGCCGCATCGAGCTGGAGGACGGCACGCCGCTGAGCCGTAGACAGATGGTTTATGCCCTGCCGATCCTGCATGCGGACAGCCTGCTCAAATGGAACGCTTTTCCCGACAATATTCAGGGGATCCACCTCACTCCGGAACAGGCCCGCAACAGCTGGCGATACCTGACCCTTCATCCGCATGACTGGAATGCGCCGGAACCCAGGCTGCACTTGCTGCTGGAAAGCGAACCGGAGGGGGCCAGGCTGGAGTTGCCGAGCGATTTCTTCCGCCTGAGCGCCGCCCGCAGCGCGTTGGAGTTTATCAACCCCCGGACCGGTTGTGTCGATCGGGGCAAGAGCACACACTTCACGGCGGCCCTGCGCGGGGCAGGATTCAGTTTCCCGGTGCGGGCTTTGGCCGGCAATCCCGACCCGCGCAAGGATTACGACGAAGGTTATCTGCTGCTTGATGGGCAAAACCGTTTGTTTCAGCTCAAAATGGCCCGTGGGGCGCCGGTCTGCCGTGCGGGCGGTGTGCTGCCGACAGGCGTGGTGCGGGGCATGATTCTGATGGAACACCGTAGCAGCGAATTGCTTGGTCTTATCATCACCGCTGCCAAGGTTTTTGGCGTCATGCAAAAGGATCTGTCTTTGCATGCTATCCCGATTTCCGGGTTTGATGCCGACCGGACCCGTTTCAGCCTGTGGGCCGATCTGCTTGGCAAGTGCGTGGTCAGCGGGGACGTAACGGATCCCTGCGGGGGCAGCCTGGGGCAGGCCATGACGCCCGATTTCAGTATCCGGCGGGAATATTACCAACCCCGGGAAGCGTCGGACATTTTATCCATGCGCCGACGGGAACAGGTTGCCGCCGTGCTGTTCCCGTTGCGCCTGGTTCAGCAGGACATCACCCGTACCTTTGCCCATTTGCGCCTGGAGCCGACCCGATTTGCCGGTCTCGGGGCAATCGGCAATCTGCTGTGTGTTTTGCTGCTGATGGTGCTCCGCTACTGGAAGCGGGTCTCTTTACGTTGGTGGGAATATGCCCTGGTCGGGATTTTCGGACTTGTAGCTCTGGTGTTGCTCTGGTTGGAAAAGTTCCCCGTAACGCCCAAATGGCGCCGGTTTGGAATGTAA
- a CDS encoding ABC transporter ATP-binding protein: MIIECEQLCHTYGEMDVLHNISFSVQKGGVFGLLGKNGAGKTTIINIIMGFLRPTAGFCRVLGEPGHALSPPTRSRIGLLHERFIQYDFMSIAELERYYAGFYPRWERELFFDLVNRLQVPYERTLGRLSCGQRSQVVLGLIVAQRPDLMILDDYSMGLDVGYRRLFVEYLGEYVQKYGTTILITSHIVQELDPIIDNLIILDHGRVCISGRKQAFMEEFQCFSFERSPSAERLEEGEMLVRVEHVGGRTLVHGFITGAELAGYLDAHGVSHETLRRLPMNFEDAFIGLTGKY, translated from the coding sequence ACCTACGGTGAAATGGATGTTTTGCACAACATATCCTTTAGTGTGCAAAAGGGCGGCGTGTTTGGGCTTCTGGGTAAAAACGGCGCCGGAAAAACCACCATTATCAATATCATCATGGGATTTCTGCGTCCCACCGCTGGATTTTGCCGGGTTCTTGGTGAGCCCGGTCACGCCTTGTCGCCTCCGACTCGCAGTCGCATTGGCCTTCTCCACGAGCGCTTCATTCAGTATGACTTCATGTCCATTGCCGAACTGGAACGTTATTACGCCGGTTTTTATCCCCGCTGGGAGCGCGAACTTTTTTTCGATCTGGTCAACCGTCTCCAGGTGCCTTATGAGCGTACGCTTGGCCGCTTGTCCTGTGGACAGCGATCTCAAGTGGTTTTGGGGCTCATCGTGGCGCAGCGCCCCGATCTGATGATCCTCGATGATTACAGCATGGGGCTTGATGTCGGTTATCGGCGGCTGTTCGTCGAGTATCTGGGAGAGTATGTGCAAAAATATGGAACCACCATTTTAATCACCTCCCACATCGTTCAGGAACTGGACCCGATCATTGATAATCTCATCATTCTCGACCATGGCCGGGTCTGCATTTCGGGCCGCAAGCAGGCCTTTATGGAGGAGTTCCAGTGCTTCAGTTTCGAGCGTTCGCCATCTGCGGAGCGGCTCGAGGAGGGTGAAATGTTGGTGCGCGTGGAGCATGTGGGTGGGCGGACCCTCGTGCATGGCTTTATTACCGGCGCAGAGTTGGCCGGCTATCTGGATGCGCACGGTGTTTCGCATGAGACGCTGCGGCGGTTGCCAATGAACTTTGAAGATGCCTTTATCGGTTTGACCGGAAAGTACTGA